One part of the uncultured Bacteroides sp. genome encodes these proteins:
- a CDS encoding glycoside hydrolase family 2 TIM barrel-domain containing protein: MMKKNSLIVAFLSLICATGLFAQNRYELNSGWKCRSIKEEKALGEDISSPSYTLSGWKNAVVPGTVLTTMLANKEIPDPFYGMNNEQIPDIYKTGRDYYTYWFVKNFKEEQPENGNQVWLKFRGINYSCRIYLNGKLVNKEPYEGMYLRKSFNITKLLSKTGDNRLAVIVFPPDPVGNPNGGQGGDGTIARGVSHQYVAGWDWIRPIRDRNTGIWDKVYIEKTGSVNLSDPHIITQVPGKRTPEGKQSEALIKVSTEVENASDKAVSGVVKFSVEGNVISKEVTLEPNSKQTVSLPVYKMQNPRLWWPSGYGEQNLYKSEISFEEKNKGISDSESVQFGVREIQTQWNPITSSREIHVNGQKIFIKGGNWIISDAMLRFTPERYDAEIRYHRDMNLNLIRIWGGALVERPEFYEACDRYGMLVFQDFWMSGDCNGRWLDPMKKEDQWTRRNYPDNHNLFLECAADMVKMVRNHPSLAIWCGGNEIAPPDDILTVLRDSIITKLDGTRMFFDFSNTEKMSLNTIGGNGDGPYSIQPLSVFWNHKTWPFNSEVGSVGVGDYESLKRFIPEKNMVLPVYHPNEKPNETADSVWTYHTYTGVGYEGFLEPYGTPSDIKDFCMKAQLVNYDQYRGLMEGFSSHMWNWYTGVIIWKTQNPWTAMRGQMYDYYLDPNACLFGLRNGSEKLHTMCNPTDGTLMLVNNGFKACDNLTLTATWFDMNGKSSEITQKTISIDASSSKKLFSIKKELDVLAKEKGGFLRLQLMDESKQVVSENVYWLADGTGKYSGLSTMNKAKLKVSVKPLKAGKVEVTLSNPASNPVAFFNRVSVVDKKTGERVLPVFYSDNYFSVVPGGEKKIEIEYNASFQSSQEITVAGWNVELQTVFISK, translated from the coding sequence ATGATGAAAAAAAACAGTCTGATAGTCGCTTTTCTCTCTCTTATCTGTGCAACGGGCCTTTTTGCTCAGAACCGCTATGAACTCAATAGCGGCTGGAAGTGCAGATCAATAAAAGAAGAAAAAGCCTTGGGAGAAGATATCTCCAGCCCATCCTATACTTTATCGGGATGGAAAAATGCCGTTGTTCCCGGCACTGTTCTCACTACGATGCTTGCCAACAAAGAGATACCAGATCCTTTCTATGGCATGAACAACGAACAGATACCAGATATCTATAAAACCGGCAGAGATTACTATACCTACTGGTTTGTGAAGAACTTCAAGGAAGAACAACCCGAAAACGGAAACCAGGTATGGCTTAAATTCCGAGGCATCAACTATAGCTGCAGGATATACCTCAACGGTAAACTTGTCAACAAAGAACCGTATGAAGGCATGTACCTCCGCAAATCATTCAATATCACTAAACTGTTATCAAAGACAGGAGATAACCGCCTTGCTGTGATTGTCTTTCCTCCCGATCCGGTTGGTAATCCCAACGGAGGCCAGGGAGGTGACGGAACAATAGCACGCGGAGTCTCTCACCAGTATGTAGCCGGCTGGGACTGGATCCGCCCCATCCGTGACCGTAATACCGGAATCTGGGATAAAGTATATATTGAAAAAACAGGTAGCGTGAATTTAAGTGATCCTCATATCATTACTCAGGTTCCCGGCAAACGTACCCCCGAAGGCAAACAGAGCGAAGCCCTGATCAAAGTTTCGACTGAAGTAGAAAATGCTTCTGATAAAGCAGTTTCGGGTGTGGTTAAGTTTTCTGTTGAAGGAAACGTAATCTCCAAAGAAGTAACCCTTGAACCCAATTCAAAACAGACAGTTTCCTTACCTGTCTACAAGATGCAGAATCCCCGCCTTTGGTGGCCTTCCGGTTACGGCGAACAGAATCTTTATAAATCAGAAATCTCTTTTGAAGAAAAGAACAAGGGAATTTCAGACAGTGAAAGTGTTCAGTTTGGCGTAAGAGAAATCCAGACTCAGTGGAACCCGATCACCAGTAGCCGTGAAATACATGTCAATGGTCAGAAGATCTTTATCAAAGGCGGTAACTGGATTATCTCGGATGCTATGCTTCGTTTTACTCCCGAACGCTACGATGCTGAAATCCGCTATCACCGTGATATGAATCTGAACCTGATCCGTATCTGGGGTGGTGCGCTGGTAGAACGTCCTGAGTTCTATGAAGCCTGCGACCGCTATGGTATGCTTGTATTCCAGGATTTCTGGATGTCCGGCGACTGTAACGGACGATGGCTGGATCCAATGAAAAAGGAAGATCAGTGGACACGTAGAAATTATCCTGATAACCACAACCTGTTCCTGGAATGTGCAGCCGATATGGTTAAGATGGTACGTAACCACCCATCACTTGCAATCTGGTGCGGAGGAAATGAAATTGCTCCCCCTGATGATATCCTGACTGTTTTACGTGATTCAATTATCACCAAACTGGACGGTACCCGTATGTTCTTTGATTTCTCCAATACCGAAAAGATGTCATTAAATACCATTGGTGGAAACGGAGATGGTCCATACTCTATCCAACCCCTGAGTGTGTTCTGGAATCACAAGACCTGGCCTTTCAACTCAGAAGTCGGTTCTGTGGGAGTAGGTGACTATGAATCACTGAAACGCTTTATTCCGGAAAAGAACATGGTGCTTCCTGTTTATCACCCGAATGAGAAACCAAATGAAACCGCCGATTCCGTATGGACTTACCATACCTATACCGGAGTAGGTTATGAAGGCTTTCTGGAACCTTACGGAACTCCATCGGATATCAAAGATTTCTGCATGAAGGCACAGCTGGTAAATTATGATCAGTACCGTGGCTTGATGGAAGGCTTCAGTTCACACATGTGGAACTGGTACACCGGTGTAATAATCTGGAAGACACAGAATCCATGGACAGCCATGCGTGGTCAGATGTACGATTACTATCTTGATCCTAATGCCTGCCTGTTCGGCCTTAGAAACGGAAGTGAAAAGCTTCATACCATGTGCAATCCTACCGATGGCACTCTTATGCTTGTCAATAACGGCTTCAAGGCATGTGATAATCTGACACTGACAGCAACGTGGTTTGATATGAACGGAAAGAGCAGTGAGATTACTCAAAAAACCATCTCTATTGATGCTTCCAGCAGCAAGAAATTGTTCTCCATAAAGAAAGAGCTAGATGTTCTTGCAAAGGAGAAAGGCGGTTTCCTCCGTCTTCAATTGATGGACGAAAGCAAACAGGTTGTAAGTGAAAACGTCTATTGGCTGGCTGATGGAACAGGCAAATACAGCGGTCTGTCAACAATGAATAAAGCTAAACTGAAGGTTTCAGTAAAACCATTGAAGGCAGGAAAAGTGGAAGTAACCCTTTCCAATCCGGCAAGTAATCCGGTTGCATTCTTTAACCGTGTATCAGTTGTAGATAAGAAAACGGGTGAAAGAGTCCTTCCAGTATTCTACAGTGACAACTATTTCTCTGTCGTTCCTGGTGGAGAGAAGAAGATTGAAATTGAATATAATGCATCTTTCCAATCAAGCCAGGAAATTACTGTTGCAGGATGGAATGTAGAATTACAAACAGTCTTTATTAGTAAATAG
- a CDS encoding GH92 family glycosyl hydrolase translates to MKNRNLLRDSMKGFLICLFAVSFVQPCIGKQTKKNTRLQNLTQYVNPYIGTSGHGHTFLGANVPFGLVQLGPSNYTRGWDWCSGYHYSDSIVTGFGHMHLSGTGIGDLGDISFMPAVGRVSTKRSTPEQYLSGLGSIYRHSTEKCRPGYYAVHLNRYNVDVELTATQRCGFHKYTFPASKDSKIVIDLESGIGWDKVAESYIVQENDSIISGYRYSSGWAKDQRIYFTAVFSKPIKRFIVSDSTSVFSGSSLKAEKVYGQALFETHEKESVFVKVAISPVSIANAKLNMQSELPGWNFKQTVAKADAAWNKELSKVVIKADNAARMRTFYTALYHTMIAPSTFCDVNKDYRGADKKIHTNASFTNYTTFSLWDTYRAAHPLFTLLQPERAGNFVNTMLAIYQQQGELPVWHLMGNETYCMVGCPAVTVVADAYLKGLNIDKKLAYEAMKNTMMQDGRGLKYVKKYGYIPADSTVESVAMGLEYAIADWSLGQVAKKEGFTEDYNYFDKRGKYYKNYFDTQTGFARGRVNDNTWRTPFNPFTSIHRQNDYTEGNAWQYTWLVPQDVEGLIKLYGSEKAFTKKLDSLFVAKGDLGSEASPDISGLIGQYAHGNEPSHHITYMYAYVGQPWKTADKVREIMNTLYTDKYDGLCGNEDVGQMSAWYVFSALGFYPANPSNGCFVFGSPVVNNATINVGNNKTFTMNVLNNSAANKYIQKITLNGKNYPKSYIQYKDIMKGGTLVIEMGNKPSSWGTAQDARPRSEM, encoded by the coding sequence ATGAAAAATAGAAATTTATTAAGAGATTCAATGAAGGGATTTTTAATTTGTCTTTTCGCTGTATCTTTTGTGCAGCCTTGTATCGGTAAGCAAACAAAAAAAAACACTCGTTTGCAGAATCTTACACAGTATGTAAATCCTTATATTGGAACATCTGGTCATGGTCATACATTTCTAGGAGCAAATGTTCCGTTTGGGTTAGTACAACTGGGGCCTAGTAATTATACACGTGGTTGGGACTGGTGTTCAGGCTATCACTACTCAGATTCAATAGTTACTGGTTTTGGACATATGCATCTTAGCGGTACAGGAATCGGAGACTTAGGAGATATATCTTTCATGCCTGCAGTTGGACGGGTTTCAACAAAAAGAAGTACTCCGGAACAATATCTTTCTGGCCTGGGTTCAATCTATCGCCATAGTACAGAAAAGTGCCGTCCGGGTTATTATGCTGTTCATTTGAATCGTTATAATGTAGATGTAGAATTAACAGCAACACAACGATGCGGGTTCCATAAATATACTTTCCCTGCCTCAAAAGATTCAAAAATTGTTATTGATTTGGAAAGCGGCATTGGATGGGATAAAGTGGCAGAGAGCTATATTGTTCAGGAGAACGATTCTATAATCTCGGGTTATCGTTATTCATCCGGATGGGCAAAAGATCAGCGTATTTATTTCACAGCTGTGTTTTCAAAACCAATTAAACGTTTTATTGTTAGCGACTCAACAAGTGTTTTTTCAGGTTCATCTTTAAAAGCTGAAAAAGTTTATGGCCAGGCTTTGTTTGAAACTCATGAAAAGGAAAGTGTCTTTGTCAAAGTCGCTATTTCTCCAGTAAGTATAGCTAATGCGAAATTAAACATGCAATCCGAGCTACCCGGTTGGAACTTTAAACAGACAGTAGCCAAAGCCGATGCCGCCTGGAACAAAGAACTGAGCAAAGTGGTGATAAAAGCCGATAATGCCGCCCGTATGCGTACTTTCTACACCGCCCTTTATCATACCATGATTGCCCCTTCTACCTTCTGTGATGTCAATAAGGACTACCGAGGTGCAGATAAGAAGATCCATACCAATGCATCCTTTACCAATTATACCACTTTCTCATTGTGGGATACCTACCGTGCGGCACATCCGCTGTTTACACTCCTTCAACCCGAAAGAGCCGGTAATTTTGTCAATACCATGCTTGCCATCTACCAGCAACAGGGCGAACTTCCCGTGTGGCACCTGATGGGTAATGAAACCTACTGTATGGTTGGCTGCCCTGCAGTAACCGTTGTAGCAGACGCTTACCTCAAAGGCTTGAATATCGATAAGAAACTGGCCTATGAAGCCATGAAGAATACCATGATGCAGGACGGCAGAGGACTTAAATACGTAAAGAAATACGGATATATCCCAGCCGACAGTACCGTTGAGTCAGTCGCTATGGGTCTGGAATATGCCATTGCCGACTGGAGCCTTGGTCAGGTAGCCAAAAAAGAAGGCTTTACAGAAGATTACAACTATTTCGATAAGCGCGGAAAATACTATAAAAATTATTTCGATACCCAGACAGGCTTTGCCAGAGGTCGTGTAAACGATAATACCTGGAGAACCCCGTTCAATCCGTTTACCTCCATTCACCGCCAGAACGACTATACCGAAGGTAATGCCTGGCAATATACCTGGCTGGTACCCCAGGATGTGGAAGGCCTGATAAAACTCTATGGCAGCGAAAAAGCCTTTACAAAGAAACTGGATTCCCTGTTTGTGGCCAAAGGTGACCTCGGTTCTGAAGCTTCACCCGATATCAGCGGCCTGATCGGACAGTATGCACACGGAAACGAACCCAGCCACCACATAACCTACATGTATGCCTATGTAGGACAACCGTGGAAAACAGCCGATAAGGTTCGTGAAATAATGAACACACTCTATACCGATAAGTATGATGGCCTTTGCGGAAATGAAGACGTAGGTCAGATGTCAGCCTGGTATGTCTTCTCAGCCTTAGGATTCTATCCAGCTAATCCATCCAACGGATGCTTTGTATTCGGCAGCCCGGTGGTGAACAATGCCACCATCAATGTTGGCAATAATAAAACATTCACCATGAATGTATTGAATAACAGTGCTGCGAATAAATACATTCAGAAAATTACCCTGAACGGAAAGAACTATCCTAAATCCTATATTCAGTACAAGGATATAATGAAGGGTGGTACCTTGGTTATCGAGATGGGTAACAAACCATCTTCCTGGGGTACAGCTCAGGATGCCCGTCCCCGTTCCGAAATGTAA
- a CDS encoding alpha-L-fucosidase — protein sequence MMNYKKVVVLAILILFPFRIMAQPNVHNQSTVYEWPKDSLVNNKLGKWQDKKFGMIIHWGLYSVPGIIESWSLCSESWIERDSTVSYDNYKKWYWDLSKSFNPVKFNPEQWAQAAHDAGMRYVIFTTKHHDGFAMFDTKQTEFSIAQGPFKNNPRADVAKYVFDAFRKKDFMIGAYFSKPDWHSEYYWWSKYATPDRNNNYDINKFPWRWNKFKEYTYNQISELMHNYGSIDILWLDGGWVRPLESVNDEVRSWGANIPSWSQNIDMKHIAEMARSAQPGLLMVDRTVHGPYENYQTPEQKIPSMKLDHPWESCMTLGDAWGFVPNDNYKSSFKVIHSLIEIVSKGGSLLLGVGPSSEGVIPDEAVKHLKKIGIWMNKNGKAIYNTRTVADYHNGNAWFTQKKDGSRLFALLCLHEGNAMPEYVEWNGNIPKKGSKMILLETNRPVKWALVNGKVRVILPRGLSKELEALAFSFMPAGKSVN from the coding sequence ATGATGAATTATAAGAAGGTTGTAGTTTTAGCAATTCTTATTCTTTTTCCGTTTAGGATAATGGCACAACCTAATGTACATAATCAATCAACAGTATATGAATGGCCTAAAGATTCACTTGTGAATAATAAGCTTGGTAAATGGCAAGACAAAAAATTTGGGATGATTATTCACTGGGGGCTCTACTCTGTTCCTGGAATAATAGAATCATGGTCTCTGTGTTCAGAAAGCTGGATTGAACGTGATAGTACTGTTTCATACGATAATTATAAAAAATGGTATTGGGATTTATCTAAATCATTTAATCCTGTGAAATTTAATCCGGAACAATGGGCTCAGGCTGCACACGATGCAGGAATGCGATATGTGATATTTACGACAAAACATCACGATGGATTTGCTATGTTCGATACTAAACAAACCGAATTTTCTATAGCTCAAGGACCTTTTAAGAATAATCCTCGTGCAGATGTAGCTAAATATGTATTTGATGCTTTTCGTAAAAAAGACTTTATGATTGGAGCTTATTTCTCAAAACCCGATTGGCATTCTGAATATTATTGGTGGTCAAAGTATGCTACTCCAGATAGAAATAACAATTATGATATTAATAAATTTCCATGGAGATGGAATAAATTTAAGGAATATACTTATAACCAGATCAGTGAATTAATGCATAATTATGGTTCTATTGATATTTTATGGCTAGATGGTGGTTGGGTTCGTCCATTAGAATCGGTCAATGATGAGGTTCGTTCATGGGGGGCGAATATTCCTTCCTGGAGCCAGAATATAGATATGAAACATATTGCAGAAATGGCAAGATCAGCTCAGCCTGGTTTGTTAATGGTTGATAGAACAGTTCATGGTCCTTATGAGAACTATCAGACTCCGGAACAGAAAATTCCTTCAATGAAATTAGACCATCCTTGGGAAAGTTGCATGACTTTAGGCGATGCCTGGGGATTTGTTCCAAATGATAATTATAAGTCTTCATTTAAAGTTATTCATTCATTAATCGAAATTGTTTCCAAGGGAGGAAGCCTACTTTTGGGTGTAGGACCTTCTTCTGAAGGAGTGATACCTGATGAGGCCGTGAAGCATTTGAAAAAGATTGGTATTTGGATGAATAAAAACGGAAAAGCTATATATAATACAAGAACAGTTGCTGATTACCATAATGGAAATGCATGGTTTACTCAAAAGAAGGATGGTAGTAGATTGTTTGCTTTGCTTTGTTTGCATGAAGGCAATGCAATGCCTGAATATGTTGAATGGAATGGAAATATTCCGAAAAAGGGAAGTAAAATGATTCTTTTAGAAACAAATAGACCAGTAAAATGGGCACTAGTAAATGGTAAAGTTAGAGTTATTCTCCCTCGTGGTTTATCTAAAGAATTAGAAGCCCTTGCTTTTTCATTTATGCCTGCTGGTAAATCTGTAAATTAG
- a CDS encoding SusD/RagB family nutrient-binding outer membrane lipoprotein, with amino-acid sequence MKNKVLYIAALSLITTFSGCSSFGDINNDPEAITPSVMDYTLEFTNVQQYCYGTEYEAWRNGLIYCSTMLQHTASTESYWCGDKYTYSDGYNSAFWDRMYPNGIRNVIDLMENWKDSEKYYPEYQMARIMKVLLFHRMTDMYGDCPYSEAGQGYYQANGYPKYDKQQDIYTDMLKELKEAAENLNGKTSTIGSADIIYGGDCAKWRKFSYSLMLRLAMRLSKVDPNTAKTWVSTAVSGGLFASNDDNAKVNHPSATTSNNSCEPFGKIYCHEDPDACRMSESFVSLLKSTSDPRLRLLCTVVADPSKKIGSGDWQMGDTLAAHQLGMPNGYDETTGASSATYLKNAPNYPGSKNSYSVVNRYTYARIDAPTFLVTYAENQLLLAEAAYRGWISGSAETYYNEGVKASMKQFNQFTTGLAPSDAEISNYLRLNPYNATTALKQINTQYYINTFSDDYETFANWRRSGYPVLKAVNYIGNVTSGTVPRRFTYSSGEASINSTNYLEAVSRLTGGDKMTSRIWWDKAE; translated from the coding sequence ATGAAAAATAAAGTTTTATATATAGCTGCACTGAGCTTAATTACAACGTTCTCAGGTTGTAGCAGTTTTGGTGATATTAATAATGACCCAGAAGCTATTACTCCATCAGTTATGGATTATACATTGGAGTTCACCAATGTACAACAATATTGCTATGGTACCGAATATGAAGCATGGCGTAATGGACTGATTTATTGCAGTACCATGTTACAACACACTGCATCTACAGAAAGCTACTGGTGTGGTGATAAATATACATACTCAGATGGCTACAACTCAGCATTCTGGGATAGAATGTATCCTAATGGTATACGCAACGTTATCGATTTAATGGAAAATTGGAAAGATAGTGAGAAGTATTATCCAGAGTATCAGATGGCAAGAATTATGAAAGTTCTTTTGTTCCATAGAATGACTGATATGTATGGTGATTGTCCTTATTCTGAAGCTGGACAGGGTTACTATCAAGCAAACGGTTATCCTAAATATGACAAGCAACAGGACATTTATACAGATATGCTTAAAGAATTGAAAGAAGCTGCAGAAAACCTTAATGGAAAGACTTCTACAATAGGAAGCGCTGATATTATCTATGGAGGTGATTGTGCTAAATGGCGTAAATTCTCTTATTCATTGATGTTACGTTTGGCAATGCGTCTGTCTAAAGTAGATCCAAATACTGCAAAAACCTGGGTTTCAACTGCTGTAAGCGGCGGACTATTTGCAAGTAATGATGATAATGCAAAGGTTAATCATCCTTCAGCTACTACGTCAAATAACTCTTGTGAACCATTTGGTAAGATCTATTGCCATGAGGATCCGGATGCATGTCGTATGAGTGAGTCTTTTGTTAGCTTGTTAAAGAGTACAAGTGATCCACGTCTGAGACTTCTTTGTACTGTTGTAGCCGATCCAAGTAAAAAAATTGGTAGCGGTGACTGGCAAATGGGAGATACTTTAGCTGCTCACCAATTAGGTATGCCTAATGGTTATGATGAAACTACAGGTGCATCAAGTGCAACATATTTGAAAAATGCTCCAAACTATCCGGGTAGCAAAAATAGTTACTCTGTGGTAAACCGTTATACTTATGCACGCATTGATGCTCCTACATTCCTTGTAACTTATGCAGAAAATCAATTGTTGTTGGCTGAGGCTGCTTATCGTGGTTGGATTTCAGGTAGTGCAGAAACTTACTACAATGAAGGTGTTAAGGCTTCAATGAAACAATTTAATCAGTTTACTACAGGCTTGGCTCCAAGTGATGCTGAAATTTCAAACTATCTAAGATTGAACCCTTATAATGCTACTACTGCATTGAAACAGATAAATACTCAGTATTACATCAATACATTCTCTGATGATTACGAGACATTTGCTAACTGGAGAAGATCTGGATATCCTGTTTTGAAGGCTGTTAACTACATAGGTAATGTTACAAGTGGTACAGTACCTCGTCGTTTTACATATTCATCAGGTGAAGCTTCTATCAACAGCACAAATTATCTTGAAGCTGTAAGCAGACTTACCGGAGGCGATAAAATGACTTCTAGAATTTGGTGGGATAAAGCTGAATAA